Genomic window (Alnus glutinosa chromosome 9, dhAlnGlut1.1, whole genome shotgun sequence):
ttaatgttgttccTCGTACAGTCAAGGAGGGTGGTCCGCCGCCCATCGGaataatttaagaattttaataaaattatttttagagttaggatatttttataattataatttaattctagTGAGAAATTTTGgtcatttataattttatatgaatgaaagaataaaaaaatgtctATTTCACATGCAGGTGACTCTCAATTCCAGCTCCTTTTCCATACCgatgtgttatttttgttttactactttttttattttttgtcgtTTTGTTTTATGTACCATCTCTGTGTTTCTTGTAATTATTATCGAACAAGTTTTTGGGTAAGGTTCTTCAGGACTCTTTACACACCTTTAACCGCCTTTACTGGCAGCATAGGTTCTTTTCTTTCGTGCTAAGAATCAATTGACTCGTGTCATTCATTTGATGTATTACCTCCTATTGTCTGTTTTTCTCTTGTGCTTGTTGTTGGGTTGTCCGGCCctaattgttatttttagttgtagtATCGAGATTATGACTAGACCTAACACTTCCATTGAGTTGAATATAGATTGGACTATGAGATATCCCGTTCAATTATTTGTGGCCGTGTACCAGTGACGTCAAAACTGTagataaaaaaattacacaagaTTAGACTATGAGATTACCAATCTTTCATTCAATTATTTGACTTTTGTGCACCGTAACTTCTTGTTTATGGTTTATTATAATGATTCGTGTGAATATattgtcacattatttaaaattttgaagaaaatacaATTTACCTCCCTCAagtttaaccatttttttttaattttgtctccgatatttaaaaagttaaaagttGCAATATACTCAACAAAGATTTCAAAAATTCTCAAGAGAACCAATCCGTTAGTGATTTCTATCTTATTTAACAGAAAATAGCTCACGTGTGCTGCACATgcttttttttacaaaaattctaaaattaaccctgttaatttttaaaatgcctTTGTGAGCCCCATTCCAACCCCTCCCTTGGCCAAATACAAGCCACCCCCTTTTGGCCATGGCGGCTACGGCCACCCctttttcttgtcttcttttttttccctttaattttttctttaaaaaaaaataaataaattttttcaataatttcagTTACAAAAGACAGCAATCACTAACGGATTGGACACATtaagaatttgaaattttggttcAAGTACATTgctactttttaaacattgaaagcaaaattaaaaatgtgGTCAAACTTTTTAGAGAGTAAATTGCaatttcccctaaaaaaaaaaattaaataatataacatcaaatgcaacaaaacaaaataaaatttaaattgcaaaataatttctcttaatttcaaatgaaatgaaaatgatcCAATTCTCGGCTACTGGAGTAGTCTTCTCTCATGGCTCCATGGGCATAAATTGAGGGGGAGCTTTGCTCATCTTAAAAACTAACTACAGCTAGAATCTAATAATCTTGAATGTAGAAAGACTAGGTTGACTTGGCTATatagaaagagaaatgtttggtttaaATTCAATCTCTTGTTCATCTATGTATAAGAGATGTacaaattcaccattaaatctGTAAGACCTACATATGagtcctacaaattcaatgatgaatttcaaaagaaatgtgcaaaatataaacaaaagaatgacaCCAAACACATCTCAAACATAAACATGGCAAAACATACAGATAGTAGTGGACGCCCCCAACATGCCATTTCGTCTATAAATAATCATGATAAAGACAGTAGTGGTTCTTGACATGAACTGGGTTTTCAAGATCTTGCCCAAAACTGTATATCATTCTCATCAGCTATCAATGATAATTATCACTTACCATGGATTGGACAATATTCGAAAAACTGCGCTGAAAATTAACTCTGAATGGTGCCTCCACATTGTATGTTCCCAGAAAAGGGTCACCAGGAGAACCCTTGCCAAACTCAAGAATTATGAAACAAGTATATGAAAACACAATTATAATCTGATGCAACAAATGCACAGATTTGAACACAGTGAAGCcgatatattttattaactcCTACCTTAGATCCAGAAGTATAAGCGTACTActcatcatcatttttttttttaactgctCATGACATTAACTTCAGTCCTGGACTTCAGGCTTCTTTGCGCTAGCTTTAAGGTACCATCCAAGAGAAGCAAAAACAGTGATTGTACCAGCTACAACTGCATAGTTCCGGTACTTGTCAGTGGACACTTTGTCAGATGATGTTCCAGCTGTTGAGGATGAGCCGGTTGGTTTGGCATCAGTGACCGATCCTCCTGCGCTTGTGGCAggtgtttcttctggtttaggACCCTGAGAACATTCAACTCATTAAGCATTACTTTCAGGGATAACTATATAAGGATTTCAAGCAAATTAAGTTCCCAAAGAGAGAAGAGTGGAATAGATGGTTCATAACACAATTCGAGAGGCTTGAACATGAGCCAAAATGGAAGTTGGAAAGACAGACTAACTTGATAATCCAATTCAGATTAAAATCACCAACAATCCAGATTGATTTTAACTGAAATGGGTatttaatgtattaattaaGATAATTCAGTTCAGCCGACACAGAATTAGAAAAGGTTTGAACTTTAAGTTCTGAGTCAATCAACAAAACAAATCAACCGAGTTTTGGACCAGTAGCTCAGAGAGCAAATAATACATAGAAAACCAAATGGCCTAGCAATATAGGTGTTGAACATCAAGAACTCTTTAACCATTCCAGAGAAAGTAAAGAGGTGCTTTAAAACACAATTGCAGAAACTGAACCCAAGGTTTTATTTATaatctcatttctttttctcacAAGCCTCATTAAGCAATATCCTAAGTATCGAGTAATCGTTTGAGAATAATGAGACTAGCCCACCAAAAATATGACTAAGAAAATTTAAGTTCAAAATGCAAGATTTTCAATGAAACTGCGCAATGCATATATGAGATAACACACCAAAGTCTAAACACACATGCAGACAGCCAAAGTATACTAGCTCATACCTTCCGTGCAAGCTTCTCCAACTTCTCTTGCTCCTTTCTCTGCATTATTACAAAATATCTATTAAAACATCGACATGAAGTGTTCCCCTTTGTATTTGCTTGGTTGATATATACAAAGTtactcattcatccaaaaaaaaaaaagacatgaaaaCACCAGATGTGATAAGCAGACACTCATGCAATCAATAGATATATTCAGATGACTCATGACAGCAAACATctaagcagagagagagagagagagagtgatcatTGAAAAGTTCTCCAGGTGAGTAACACATGCAGGTCAAAAGTTCAACATTCTCCACTCTTTTTACTAACACGACTTTGACCCCACTTCATATTCAAATATCGATGAGCTTTGGACTATTCTTTTTCCTGGGCAAATCCTACTGACACACTATAATGACATGGCATGCACTTTAATTTATAATCTCAAGATTCTCCAATTGAACAAGAGCTCAAGGCAAGGTTAATGAGGACACTCTCATGGAAATCATACTCAAATGTGTTAAGTACAGATAGTAATATATGAGTTTTACCAGTATTTTAAGCAGAGCTTATGTCTTCAAGTTTGTCAATTATTTGATTCATTCAGCAATTTCTGGAATTTATAACTGCCAAGTAACTTCCATTTCAACTTCTTATAGAAATAGAACATTGAACTAATTTGGCAATACCAAATTACAGGTTACCAATATGTACTATCCCCTCGCATACTGGACCTCCAATATAACAAATCATAATTCTCCACTAAAAACTTTGCCTAATCAATGCTCAAGGGAATTACACAACTCCCACCAAATAGACTTCATGTGCGTCTCTTACCCCCACTGACCAGCTAGTGTGCAATGACGACTGGCCCGCAAGCTACtcgattttattttcttagctGCCTACTATTCTAGATGCTACTTACTTTTGAAGCCAGCTGAAAAACGGATGCGCGCTACTAGCGCGGCTCACTTCGCTTTTGTTGCGGAGCTCGCTGCTTTGAATTTTGTTACGGAGTATGGAGCTAacaactccccccccccccccccccccccctatttttctctttttcttctttctccccTTGTTTCTCTGCCGGCACATGCACAGGCACAAGCAAACATTTTGCAACGTATAGACTGACACTTCAAATACCCTATGGTGGAtataaacaacaataataagTTTAGGCGTTGTTTGCGAAATCAAGATCTCTTACACTTCTCCATAAGGACTTCACGGTTCACCACCATTTTGATATACAATGAATATTACAACACAATTTTAATCTTCAAGACAAGTACTCTTTAAGTTATTTTACGAATTTAATAAATCCTAGAAGCACCTTCCTACTGGTATTTCCATGTGCATCTCAGATCAttcagctttttctttttctttttgcttattTACAAATCCATATCCCATATATACAAGGTACCGGgaaatttttttcattcaatttctCATTTTTGGTTTAGGGACTATTTATATAAATTTCCAAACAGTGCCCATCCTCTTGAGATCAAGTGCCTTGAAAACCATCTTGTACttagagaaggaaaaatttGCTATTATAATTCACACAAGCAAGAGAGAGTTGATTCTACGAAACAAATAAGGTTAAGTTCTTATacattcaaattaaaaagaaagttGCAGCTGAAATGGTTGagttcttacttatcaaaaagaaaaggttgAGTTCTTGTACAAGCATATTAAATATAGAATACTTCTTCAAACAATCAAGCCAAGTCAGTACACAATTGGACCATTATCAAAATCTATATATCACCCAATAACAAATCAAATCCATCTGACTCAATAACAGATCGTGTCCTGATTAAAGTTGATTGTACAAACTAAAAATGCAAGCCAACATGTTAAGAACATCCCTGGTAgtctaaaatattttataactatATCTACCTAGAATTCCTATACTGGATTAAGTTATGGAAGATTACTGAAGCTTAAGGAATTTGACAAGATCCAACAAAGCACCGCTGAAGTGAAAGGGTTTTGTTAATGGTAGGACCCAATACGACTCCATATCATGATACGATACGTatcggaaaaaaaaataaaaaattacaatacttgacaaaaacactaaaaataaatcatataacAAGAAGTAataatcaacaaatatttaatccaaaaaaaaaaggttaactTCAAGATGTATTAATCAACAAAACTTTAAgttattaacaaataaatttaacaaacaactcaaaagaCATTACACGACCCAAAGAGCACCCACAGTTGCTACTACAATAATTACCATACAACTTCTTTGCCATTGGCCAATGCACCTAGAATGTTATACGCATAAAAACAATGTCGGGGAAACAGGGCTTctttaggaaggggtttctcaaccttccCCCAATAGTTTCAATCCCTCCCACGTCGcttcaggaggtcaacaatgTCGGGGTGGTAGGTCCTTCCTCCCCTCCAAGTGGTTGCATaaatggtttctcccaatcCCAAAATTGGCCagtcggttttgatcataacggggagattgtggtttgggaggaggaagatgattattgggatggattgcccttggattgggcaatggatggggattttggggaggaggccatggcaattcgggatgccatggaagaggaaTTCTAACGGGATTTGATGATTGCACGccagaagtctaaaggaaaaaaggagctactaaatttgcatagctccatcaattatggcgacgCGAAAgatccctctaggcgtaggaaaggtaAGGCACACTTGATGTAGGCTAGTTGTGCCTTGGCAGGTGGTGGGTTGTCATGTTCTTAGTTGGGTCcttctgtagtttttttttgggtgtcttTTTCGTCTTCTGGGGCCtagttttgtgggtttttgcaggttagctttggttgttcctgtgtatttaggggtgccttacgctttcattaataaagttttcttacttatcaaaaaaaataaaaacaatggcATTGCTAAATACTTGTGACATGATCCCAACAACCACTAGAGCTGCTATATAGTCTACCATACTATAACATGTAGAAATTCTGATTATTTGGCTTTTCAAGCTTGCTCATCTAGTGAGCGTCTATTCagtatatatagagattacacAAAATACAAGATAAGTCCTATATTCTAGCTTTCTAATCTAACACTAACTCTTAGAGAATCTGATTACAAGTATCCTATTCTAATACAAAAACTGTAATCAGcaaactaaatacaagtaaaactcTTCCACTtaatcttatccttatcaacCGGTTGTGTTATCAACACTCACTAGGAGTTTGATCAACCGGGAGTCTTCTCACCACACTCACTAGGAGTcttaataatttgagaatcacTAGGAGTGTGATGTTCGTTAATACCCTCCCTCAAGTTCAACGGGAGTGATCGGACGTTGAGCTTGTAAGATAGAAGATGAAACCGTTTTGAAACAAGCGGTTTAGTAAGGCACATCCGCAAGCTAATCAACACTTGAAACAAAGAGAATCTCCAAGTCTTCGGAAGCAACTAATTCTCGGACAAAGTGGAAATCAATGGCCACATGTTTGGTGCGAGAATGAAATATTGGATTGACAGACAAATAAGTTGGTCCAATGTTGTCACACTAAAGTTTTGGTGGAGTAGGAAGTGGAATGCCAAGTTCTTGGAGAAGAGAGCAGATCCAGATTAAGAAGATGACCATAGATTTCATCAGCGAAGAGAGGATCCAGCCGAGTTTTAATTGAGGTAACAAACGGATCATAATCGGATCCGAGGCCAGCAAGAAGATAAGAGATGCTTTCAAAGTCATTGAGATGTTGGCCAGCAGCAGCAAGGTTGTCACACATGGCCTTGAACGATTGAAAATATTCGGTGATGGACGAGCTACCCTTCTTGGCAGTAGCAAGTTGATAATGAATCTGCATAACATGAGATTGTGCTTGAGAGGCAAACATGGACACTAAAGTAGTCCAAAGTTGATGAGAAGTTGCACATCCTACAGCATGAACAACAAGTGGTCCAGTGAGTGTGGAGATCAGCACGCTAAGCAACATCTAGTCATGTTCACACCAGGCAAGGTATTCTGGATTTGCTACGGTTGCAGGAGCATCTGGAGTAGTGCTCGGATTTGGAATGATCTGGATTGGAGGCTTAGAAGTTCCATCCAGGAAGTCGTATGCTTCTTGGGCTTTAACATAAGCCATGATCTGAGTTCTCCAACTAGGAAAATCGGCATTGGAGAGTTTGATTTGCAAGGTATGATTCATGTTTGGGACAGTGAAAACAATATTGGACGATGGCGGGTTAATGGTGGGTTGTATCTCAGATCGAGCAGGGGATGAGGCAGCAAAAGAGGCCGTGGATTCAGTCatgatttgaaaagaaaaagacgtTAGTCTAtgaaaggctctgataccatgtagaaaTTCTGATTATTTGGCTTTTCAAGCTTGCTCAACTAGTGAGTGTCTATTCattatatatagagattacacAGAATACAAGATAAGTCCTATCTTCTAACTTTCTAATCTAACACTAACTCCTAGAGAATCTGATTACAAGTATCCTATTCTAATACAGAAACTGTAATCAGcaaactaaatacaagtaaaactcTTCCACTTAATCTTCTCCTGATCAACCGGTTGTGTTATCAACACTCACTAGGAGTTTGATCAACCGGGAGTCTTCTCACCACACTCACTAGGAATCTTAATAGTTTGAGAATCACTAGGAGTGTGATGTGCGTTAATATTACATAACCATGCTCAAACCACCTAGACGCCTCAAACAATATAAACATAGGATCTGATTCAAGTAAAATCCATGGGTTTAGCACAAAATTTAGtgattttgtttcaaaatgttTCAGGTTTTGATACCATACCACTCTGAATATAGCAAAATTTTTAAAGATATAAGTAAATacatcaaacaaatcaaaagttTACACGCATCTAAATCAACCACCAGAGGCATGGACCTCCAGTGAAGTGGTAAGCCATAAAACAAACTATTGGAGTCTCACCACCTCACAGAAAAAGGGGggaaatataaaatagattttctttattttttcccctTTAAGCGCATAAAGCACTTTCCTATGATAGCAGAACTTTAGCATATCTCCTTCAAAGTAAATATTGTTAGATACAGCCACTAAAAGACTGTGCAAAAGAATTGAATAGAACTTTTTAAGGTCTCTAaccacttataaaaaaagaaaaagaaaaagaaataatcagATTTTATGGTTGATAGGCTCAATGATATAGCTCAGCAAGACAACTCATTATCACTACAAGAAATTGGCTTAAAATAGTTGATATTATTGGTTCcaaatattattgaaaaaattagagagagagagagagagagagagagagagagagagagaatttgtcCCAGATAAAACTTTAAAGTTTCAATAGGTCCAAATTGCCCCTTGCCTTAACCAATTGTCCAAATAGGCTTCAGCTGGAATcctcaaaccatattcaaaacccctttttttttttcttttttctttttttttttgggggggggggggggaactcAAGACATCTCCTCCACTAGACAATGACCTTatttaagtataaaataaatttgaatgaaaatcccatttttaacaatatatacaaaataccaGATCTTCAAatgaaaatgaccaaataaaCTACTCAAAAATTCAAGATAATAACAAGGGGACGGCAGAATGAAAATTTATATCAATACATAAAGAAGCCAGAAAGAAAAGGTTCAACTTGATAACACCATCCATGTCTCACAGTATGAAAGTAGTAAAACAGTTTCAAAAggaaaacataagaaaatataGGACTCTGGAGATTACCTTAATGTAAACATTTTCAGCAGCTTTTTCCTCCTCGCTAAGAACTTTGCCACCACTAGAAAACCTCCGAGATACAAATCTTGCAGCCATCCTCATCGCCATTGCAACTGGATTATTTTCCTATAAATGAGATAAGGGGGGATAAAATAACACAATAAATCCAACACAACTTTACCCATACAATCAAATGATACAACAAAACAAGACTCTAGTACATCCCTCCTCTAAAGTTGTACAATTGTGCTCAAACTgcacatttgtttttttataaatttttgaaagTTCCTTTTCTACACTGtgttagaagaaaataaaaatgggggAGGGGTGAGGggatgggagagagagagagagagagagagagagagagagagagagagagagagagagaggagttcCCTTTCTACAGAGTGTAGAAAAGTTCATTTTCTACATTGTgttggaagaaaataaaaagggggAGTTGTGAGGGGATGGGgtagagcaagagagagagagaaagaaagaacttTCCATATCAGATATCTGGTCCATCCCACAGGTGGGTTAAACAAATAGATGGCAAGCAACAAACAAAAAGGCCCTTCCTACCCAAATGCAACCCTTACTTCATTTTCACCTCAGTTCTTAATTCATGTTGGTAATTAAGCACTGCTATTTGGTTATTTAACGTTCAGAGTACAACTATATTTAGCATAAAGATGCAGCTTAGAATGCAACATCAACTTAAATCTAAAATTCATTAAACGGAAAAATCATTTACAAGATATAGGCACACTCATGGTCTCCAACATATACCAACAGTTTCTTCTTAAGTCACAGAACTCACTAAATTGATCATTGGATATTAAAGGAGctttggattttaatttttttttttttttcttttgggtacATTGGAGACCCACTGTGCCTACGGCTACACTACAGGTTATAACCCTTTCCTTCCCCTTAAAACCCCTCCCATAGTTTAAGTGAGATTCGATCCCAGCTCTCTTGTACTTTACAAGCCTAGTCAGCTAAACACACAATTACAACTACTTTAATTTAAATGATGAATGAAATAGCTTATTAACCAGAAATCTCTATGTGGTGCATACTATTTTAATAtacataacaatatatatatatagtactatgTAGAAGACTACTTAAACAGAAtacattttttgtttcaaaaaagtGTCATCATTTCTAAACTccaaatgaaaacataaaaaataagaaactgaaagaaaaaaataataataattataaagctttaaatgaattttGGCCAAACCTGCAAACATTTGTACTTTAATACATTTCCATTGAATATCACTCTTCAAGGAATTTTCTAGATATAATAACACCCAAATTTCAGGTGCATAAAATTAGTTTCCCCAATGcttaaaaaacaaagcaaaacaaaTCGTGTAGAAGAAGCGATATCTTAGCTTTACCCAAAAGCGATTACCATCAacgaaataaacaaaaataactaaaataagcCCAGAACAATCTCTTTTACAACTGATGTTCCTTTGCAACAAACGGAACCTCGTGTC
Coding sequences:
- the LOC133876994 gene encoding uncharacterized protein At2g27730, mitochondrial encodes the protein MAMRMAARFVSRRFSSGGKVLSEEEKAAENVYIKRKEQEKLEKLARKGPKPEETPATSAGGSVTDAKPTGSSSTAGTSSDKVSTDKYRNYAVVAGTITVFASLGWYLKASAKKPEVQD